The Hymenobacter sp. GOD-10R genome includes a window with the following:
- a CDS encoding sigma-54 dependent transcriptional regulator produces MTNYLPITIFIVEDNPWYGELLEYKLAQNPDYTIRRFTTAKDCLANLGDQPDLITLDYSLPDGKGDQVFRQIKERLPEVAVIIISGQEDITTAIGLLRQGAYDYLVKDEETADRLWNAVGNVRKQLALRQENARLREQIGRKYDPKHAILGNSPQMRHLASLIEKAARTNITVSISGETGTGKELVAKAIHFQSERRDYAFVAVNVAAIPRELIESELFGHEKGAFTGAVNRRIGRFEEAHKGTLFLDEIAELDLSLQAKLLRVLQEREVSRVGGTAPIPFDARLMVATHRDLAQEVQEGRFREDLYYRLLGLPIILPPLRERGQDVLLLAESFLQDFCAQNNLLACKLSDDSKKLLLQYPFPGNIRELKAVVELAAVLTEGDVIYPQSLSLRRQQTATSSNGAEDIPQDESLRAQTANIVQRYLDAHKGNILQVAAKLQIGKSTIYRMVQNNEVRIR; encoded by the coding sequence ATGACTAATTATTTACCTATAACTATTTTCATCGTTGAGGATAACCCCTGGTACGGTGAATTACTGGAGTACAAACTCGCTCAAAATCCAGATTACACCATACGGCGTTTCACTACGGCGAAAGACTGTTTGGCCAACTTGGGTGATCAGCCTGACTTGATTACGCTCGACTACTCTCTTCCCGACGGCAAGGGTGACCAAGTCTTTCGACAGATTAAGGAGCGTCTGCCAGAAGTTGCCGTTATAATTATTTCGGGCCAGGAAGATATTACTACTGCTATCGGCTTGCTGCGGCAAGGAGCTTATGACTATCTAGTAAAGGACGAAGAGACAGCTGACCGGCTCTGGAACGCTGTCGGAAATGTTCGTAAGCAGTTAGCATTACGGCAGGAAAACGCCCGCTTGCGTGAGCAGATTGGCCGTAAATACGACCCCAAACACGCCATTTTAGGCAATAGCCCGCAAATGCGGCACCTGGCTTCCCTAATTGAAAAAGCGGCACGCACTAATATCACAGTTTCCATAAGCGGAGAAACTGGCACAGGGAAAGAACTAGTAGCCAAAGCCATTCACTTCCAGTCAGAAAGGCGTGACTATGCCTTTGTCGCTGTCAACGTTGCCGCTATTCCACGCGAGCTAATAGAGAGCGAGCTTTTTGGCCATGAAAAAGGCGCTTTTACGGGTGCTGTCAACCGGCGAATTGGTCGTTTTGAAGAAGCTCACAAAGGCACACTGTTCTTAGATGAGATTGCCGAACTTGATTTGAGTCTCCAAGCCAAGCTGCTGCGCGTGTTGCAAGAGCGTGAAGTTAGCCGCGTCGGAGGCACGGCCCCCATCCCGTTCGACGCACGCCTGATGGTAGCAACGCACCGCGACTTAGCACAAGAAGTGCAAGAAGGGCGTTTCCGCGAAGATTTATATTATCGGTTGCTAGGTTTACCTATCATACTTCCACCGTTGCGTGAACGCGGCCAAGATGTGCTACTATTAGCTGAGTCTTTTCTACAAGACTTCTGTGCACAAAACAATCTTCTGGCGTGTAAGCTGTCCGATGATTCGAAAAAGCTACTGCTTCAGTACCCGTTCCCAGGTAATATCCGCGAATTGAAAGCGGTAGTCGAGCTAGCGGCCGTACTAACGGAAGGAGATGTTATCTATCCCCAAAGCCTCTCCTTACGGCGGCAACAGACGGCTACTAGCAGCAATGGGGCCGAGGACATACCGCAGGATGAGTCGCTTCGGGCGCAAACGGCGAATATTGTTCAGCGGTATCTCGATGCACATAAAGGGAATATCTTGCAAGTAGCGGCCAAGTTGCAGATCGGTAAGTCTACTATTTATCGTATGGTACAAAACAACGAGGTCCGCATACGCTGA
- a CDS encoding T9SS type A sorting domain-containing protein yields the protein MTRPDRFYLVTLRHLICLSVFLFCTYKTVAQNPDVIYATKVVSVDERKCGVILCSDGFENSAALATLDKSDYTTLYPSAVGSATKVRVQLASIVPAGSRAGFVVSNNKGLIDLSVLNGFIVRTYDLGGSGSSAVKQYINNSGLVRAQAFSSDPSRMEFIASQPFQEMEIEFAGLLTVATQFRLYYAFGFRDNNSTLQYKGVLTKIAAPLSTDYSTQSRNSSLVEACVNSGVLNPERAVDNTLDNYATFGSLAGVTCPATLNTRLASPAGANYQAGFVVGNGGLLDLNVLKSLKVTTYLGNVALESSLSGNLLEVNVLPDGKYQISFPATKPFDRVELQQTDLVKALSNLNVYYGFGIEQRAFRDDTPVLSNFTDPTGKYVAQSSSVLCVNCDPKDVTNPSLAADNSSDSYAQINSFLNVGGTTSLKLKLNDQYASGKAGNRAGMVLNYGGGLLNDDLLKNITLKTYAGADGSKLVETASGASLLDLGLLNNGKSEVSFLTTQDFDWVEIQVSNVVSLTERTRIYQAFAEDARIGFPTNLVAPVAPLPVELLSFKGKMVGSAVQLTWKTASERGNDYFVVERATTANATFGSIGRVDGVGSSNNEQAYSFRDTEVASTNTTSYYRLRQVDVDGRETLSPVVAIVWGKVPASTKIDLYPNPATTSQLVQLQLPVAHEQGQVLVVYNANGQSIKQYPVVANAFTVSTNNLSAGLYHIVLLDAAGQHLASQRLMVTGN from the coding sequence ATGACTCGCCCTGACCGCTTCTACCTAGTGACTCTGCGTCACCTCATCTGTTTGTCCGTCTTCCTGTTTTGTACTTACAAAACTGTTGCGCAAAACCCTGACGTTATCTACGCTACAAAGGTAGTAAGTGTAGACGAAAGAAAATGCGGTGTTATCCTGTGCAGTGATGGGTTTGAAAATTCTGCGGCGTTAGCTACGCTCGATAAGAGTGACTACACCACTTTATATCCATCTGCTGTAGGATCTGCTACTAAGGTAAGAGTACAGCTTGCGAGCATTGTACCAGCTGGTTCGCGAGCTGGGTTTGTGGTAAGCAACAACAAAGGGCTCATTGACCTCTCCGTGCTGAATGGCTTTATTGTCAGGACGTATGACCTCGGGGGCAGTGGTAGTTCGGCAGTCAAGCAATATATCAATAATAGCGGACTAGTTCGTGCGCAGGCATTTAGCAGCGATCCAAGCCGTATGGAATTTATTGCCAGTCAACCGTTCCAGGAAATGGAGATTGAGTTTGCTGGTTTGCTCACGGTTGCTACGCAGTTTCGTCTTTATTACGCTTTTGGATTTCGTGACAACAACTCGACCCTACAGTACAAGGGCGTACTGACCAAGATAGCTGCACCGCTTTCTACTGATTACAGTACTCAAAGCCGCAACTCTAGTCTCGTAGAAGCTTGTGTAAACTCAGGCGTGCTAAATCCGGAAAGAGCCGTTGATAACACGCTGGATAACTATGCTACCTTCGGAAGTTTAGCGGGTGTTACTTGTCCGGCTACTCTGAACACCCGTTTGGCGAGCCCCGCAGGTGCTAATTATCAGGCCGGATTTGTAGTTGGAAATGGCGGCTTACTAGATCTTAATGTGCTCAAGTCGCTGAAGGTGACAACATACCTCGGCAACGTAGCTCTCGAAAGTTCATTGAGTGGCAACTTGCTAGAAGTCAATGTGCTGCCAGATGGTAAATACCAGATCAGCTTTCCTGCGACCAAACCATTCGACCGAGTGGAACTGCAACAAACAGATTTGGTAAAGGCTCTATCAAACTTGAATGTTTATTATGGTTTCGGAATTGAGCAACGGGCTTTCCGCGACGATACGCCGGTTCTGTCGAATTTTACAGACCCCACTGGGAAGTATGTAGCCCAGAGTAGCAGCGTTCTGTGTGTCAACTGTGACCCAAAAGACGTGACCAATCCTAGCCTAGCTGCTGATAACTCGAGCGATAGTTACGCGCAGATCAATTCCTTTCTGAATGTAGGGGGGACGACGAGCTTAAAGCTAAAGTTGAACGATCAGTATGCTTCAGGAAAAGCTGGCAACCGTGCAGGTATGGTATTGAACTACGGTGGCGGCTTACTTAATGATGATTTACTAAAGAATATTACCCTAAAGACATACGCTGGCGCTGACGGTAGCAAGCTGGTTGAAACGGCCAGCGGAGCCTCTTTGCTGGACTTAGGGTTGCTGAATAATGGTAAAAGCGAAGTCTCCTTTCTGACGACCCAAGATTTTGACTGGGTGGAAATCCAGGTGAGCAACGTTGTCTCGTTAACTGAAAGGACCCGAATCTACCAAGCTTTTGCGGAAGACGCTCGTATCGGGTTTCCTACAAACTTGGTAGCACCAGTGGCGCCGCTGCCAGTCGAACTGCTGTCATTCAAAGGCAAAATGGTTGGTTCGGCAGTACAACTAACTTGGAAAACAGCTTCGGAGCGCGGCAATGACTATTTTGTAGTAGAACGAGCTACTACAGCTAACGCGACTTTTGGCTCTATCGGGCGAGTGGATGGAGTTGGTAGCAGTAACAATGAGCAAGCCTATAGCTTTCGCGATACAGAAGTTGCTTCCACAAATACAACGAGCTACTACCGTTTGCGGCAAGTAGATGTAGATGGCAGAGAAACCCTCTCGCCTGTGGTTGCTATAGTATGGGGAAAAGTACCGGCATCAACCAAAATTGATCTGTATCCTAATCCCGCCACAACGTCTCAACTCGTGCAGCTACAGTTGCCAGTAGCTCATGAGCAGGGGCAGGTGCTCGTGGTATACAATGCAAACGGGCAATCCATTAAGCAATACCCCGTAGTGGCGAATGCCTTTACTGTGTCTACTAACAACCTTTCAGCTGGTCTGTACCACATTGTATTGCTGGATGCTGCCGGACAGCACCTAGCTTCTCAGCGACTAATGGTAACTGGTAACTAA